From Corynebacterium pseudotuberculosis:
TATTTATGGCGATCCGCAGAACGACGAGCGCGACGGTTCATACCCGAGATCTTGCCGCCCTTAGGGATAGGGCCTTTGGGGAGTCCCACGTTGGTTTGGACATTGTCCATGGACTCGATGCGGCTAGCGATTTCATACACATCGTTCTTCTTGTACTGGCGATCGAGCTTGAGCAAGCTGGACTGCAGTTTTTTCAGCGGTACCTCGCCCTCACCGCTGCCCACAAACATTTCATGAATCGGCACACCAGGTGCTAGACGTGAAAGTCGCTGGCGCTGCTGATTGATCAGCGGGCGCAGATGATTTTTATTGCCCTCGCCTACAAGAACAATGCCGCAGACGCCAATAACGCGGTGAAGCACATCCATTTGCTTAGTCACAGCAACACCAGTCTTGGTGCGCCATACAATGCCCACACCTGAGCGTAGATTCTCTAGTGCCCAGCCTGCGGCACCGGCCTGTCCCTCAGCCTTTTCGTAGACGCTATTTTGGAGCCTACGGGTGAAAATGAACATAGCAAGGAGCACACCCAGCAACAGGCCAGTGGGCAGCATAAACCACTGACCGTTCCACAACATTCCGATGAGGAAGAAAAGCAGGCCGAGGCCAAGGATTGATCCCACCATGATCGGCACTAGGGCCTTGTCCTGCTTGCGCTGGATGTTAAACGCCTGCCAGAGCTGAGACCAGTTCTGGCGGCGCTGGGCGCGCTTCGCCGCGCGCTGCTCCTTCTTCGCGGCCTTATCGGCCTGCTTCTTCGCGTCTGCCATGCATACCAGCTTAGCGGGCCATCCTATGCTATCTGCAATTAGACTCCGAGGCTCCTTGCAATGCAGATAGATCTTTGGCGGAAATCGGCCCTGACGGGCCAAGCTACCACGTTGTGGGGTCATGCTTTAGAGCATGGAAAGATAACGCAACGTCGATCCGCGAGCCCCCTGAGTGCCAGGGGCACAGTACCTCATAAGCTTGGCGTGCGGGTTAATCGAGGACAGAACCCGCGGCATGATGCCAAGAAAAAAAGAAGACCTATCGGGGGATAAGTCTTCTTTCTAAAATACTGAGGGAAAATATTACCGGGAAGAAACAACCGGGGTTTCTTTTGAGGGGCCGTATTTGCTCAGAAGCGTAGATGCCTCCTGGGCTGTGGTTCCCGCAGAAGTCTCAGCCAGATGTGCAAGATTATCCGGAAGCGTTTCCCCACGTGCCGCGAGAGCTTCAGAGTAAAGCTTGCCCGCTCGGTAGGAGGACCGCACGAGTGGGCCGGACATGACTGCCCCGAAACCTAACTCGCGGGCAAAATCAGCGTGTTCGATGAACTCTTCTGGTTTTACCCAGCGCTCGATGGGATGGTACATGGGGCCAGGGCGCAGGTACTGAGTGATAGTGATGATGTCACAGCCAGCAGAGTGCAGATCCGTGAGGGCCTCCCTGATTTCTTCGACCGTTTCGCCCATGCCAAGGATGAGGTTGGATTTGGTCACTAGGCCAAAATCGCGGGCCTGGCGGATTACGTCTAGGGAACGCTCATACCGGAATGCAGGACGGATACGCTTGAAGATGCGGGGGACAGTCTCCAAGTTATGCGCAAAGACTTCCGGTCGTGCTTCAAAGACTTCCTGCAAAAGGTCAGGCTTGCCCGAGAAATCCGGGGTGAGATTCTCTACACCCGTATGTGGGTTGAGCTCATGGATCTTGCGAACGACCTCGGCGTAGAGCCAAGCGCCCTCATCCTCTAAATCGTCGCGGGTTACTCCAGTGATAGTGGAGTAATTCAACTTCATTTCACGCACAGATTCAGCAACTCGACGCGGTTCATCGCGGTCGAGGGGTTCTGGCTTTGCAGAGTTAATCTGGCAGAAATCACAGCGTCGTGAGCAGTTGGCACCACCGATGAGGAAGGTTGCTTCACGGGATTCCCAGCATTCATGAATATTGGGACAACCGGCTTCCTGACACACGGTGTGCAGGCTGGCTCCCGATACCTTTTTCTTCATGTCCTGGTATTCAGGGCCAGTTTTTACCGCAGTGCGGATCCAGCGTGGTTTGCTCTCGATGGGGGTCTGCGAGTTGCGGGCCTCAACTCGGAGCATTCTGCGTCCTTCGGGTGCTGTAGTCACCCTATGCACACTACTCGTGCTACAGGTGCACGTCGAAAAGCCCTCACTCGATGGGGGTTAACCAGGGAAAAGAGTGAGGGGGTGAGGCGGCGCCTTTTGTACATGTGTTGTTTTACACAGTTCTGGGAAGCCCTTTGGTGGGATCTGGTGCAGAAGCAAACGTATGGTCTGCGACGATGAGTTTTCCAGAGAACGCATCCAGCAGAGCCTGGATAAGCGGTTGGGTTATGGACTCGACTGTGACCTCTTCCCCGAGCTCTTGGGAGAGCGTAGTAACTCCGGCGTCGGAGATTCCACAGGGAATGATGTGCTGATAATACTCGAGGGTGTTAGAGCAGTTAAGCGCCAAGCCATGCATAGTCACGCCACGCGTGATCCGGATACCTAATGCGGCTATTTTACGGTGATCGGCATCGCAGGCACCGGGAACCCAGACCCCGGAGCGGCCGTCGATACGCCCGGCATGACTAATGCCGCGCTGGCGCACAACCTGAATCAACGCCTCCTCAACGCGGCGCACGTAATCCACTACATCGATGGGGTCGGCGAGTTTGAGGATTGGATATATCACCAGCTGACCAGGGCCATGCCACGTAATACGGCCGCCTCGATCAACATCAATAACAGGCAAGCCATTTGTGGGGCGATCCTCCGGCTGAGTTCGCTTTCCTGCGGTATACACGCTTGGGTGCTCAAGAACTAAAAGTACGTCGCCAACCTCATCTGCCGCGCGTTGTTTGGCCAAGGCAGCTTGGTAGTCCCAAGCCTCTTGATAATCCATCACGCCGAGGTTACGGATCTCCACGGGGTTTGCAGAGGCACGGATGGATTTGTCAGCAGGGAAAAAGGGATCACGAGGCGCAGTCATGGCACTGAGGATACGTCTGACTCTCTGTCACTGAAAATACATGGAGTCTTAGCGTATTTGCATTGACGTTAGGGCAATCGTTCAGCGTAAAGACCATGAGTATTACACCAGATCGGGAAATTTATCCGATGCCAATGTTTGTCACACTGACCGTTAAAGATTTCCAGCGCAGCGAGAAATTTTTCCACGCTGCCGGTTTTATTACCTTAGCTACCGTTCCAGACCCACAAGGCAATCCGGCGGTTCTTCATCTGCGCAGGTTAAGAAACCAAGATGTACTGTTGGTTCAGCAAGAAAACACGGAGTCGAAGACGCACAGCACAGCGCCCGCAAGCGTTCAAGTGTCCTTTTCTACGCACCAAGAGGATCTTGACCAGCTAGCTCTTTGCTTAGAAAGCGCGGTAAGTGGGTGCGCTGAAATAGAAAAACCTCAAGACACCTTGTGGTTTACCAGAGATCTTGTGGTTACAGATCCAGACGGTCATCGAATTATTTTTACCCAACAGAGAAGAGATGATGCAGCAGACGCTACACGCTGGGCAGAAACGTTCTCATAACGCCTAAACAAAACAACAACGCCACCATGCTTTGTTCTAAAAGACATGGTGGCGTTGTTCGGCTAGGGCAGAGCGCTAAAAATTCTTAAACTCCGTTAGCCTCTGCGTATTCGTCGGCGGTGAGAAGCTTTCCGACGGACTCAACTTCCACCTCAAAGAGCCAGCCATCGCCGAAAGGATCGTTGTTGATAATGGAGTAGTCGTCGTGAACTGCGTCGTTCACAGCGGTTACCGTGCCTGTAACAGGGGAATACAGGTCGGAGACGCTCTTAGTGGACTCGACCTCGCCACAGGTCTCGCCGGCCTCTACGGAGTCGCCAACCTGGGGAAGCTCAGCAAAGACAACTTCCCCCAAGCGGTCAGTGGCCACCGAGGTGATGCCAACTTTGACAGTCGCCCCGGCAGCGGAATCAGCGATTGCGTCGATCCATTCGTGGTCTTCGGAGTAGGAGAAGCTTTCAGGAAGAGACATAGGTTTGGGTCTACCTTTCTAGAATGCGAAACGACTCATATAGATCATTTTGGAGTCTATCGGTTTAGTTTTTCTCGCGGGAGTAAAACGGCAAAGAAACTACCGTGAAGGGATATTTTTTCCCTCTAATATCTGCGGTGAGTTCTGTACCCACTTCACTGAGTTCTTTTTCCACGTAGGCCAAGGCAATAGGGTGCCCCAGCGTCGGCGAGGGCTGCCCCGAGGTGACGGTTCCCACAACGTTTCCATCGCCGTCGAGGATCTCTGCGCCGTGTCGTGCTGCACGACGTTCTGAGGATGCCAGCCCAACGAGCACCCTTGTATGAGTACTAGGAGCGCTCAGAGCCTCTTTACCCACAAAGTCGCCTTCTTTTTTCTTACTCACCAGCATGCCCAATCCCGCGTCTCTGGGGCTAAGGTCTCGGGAGAGCTCGTTCCCATAGAGGGGCATTCCGGCTTCAAGGCGCAGTGAGTCTCTAGAAGCAAGCCCACAGGGGAGCAGCGAGTAACGCTCATCTTGGCCGGCCTGATAAATAGCATCCCATAGTGCAGGAGCTTTATCGTTGGATATATAGAGCTCAAATCCATCTTCTCCGGTATATCCAGTCCGAGCTAGGAGCACAGAAAAGCCTGCTATAACGGCGTTGCCGCATGAATAGTAGCGCATGTTGGATATCAGATCGGCCGTATCTGGATCCGCGGAGGCGTCGATAAGCGAAAGAAGCAGCGCCTGAGAACGGGGTCCCTGAACTGCGATGAGTGCAGTATCTGTAGACTCATCAGCGACAGTGACTTGGTATCCTGCGGCTCGTGAGCGAAGTTCCTCAGCAACCACCGCCGCATTTCCAGCGTTAGGGACAACCAGAAATTCATCGTCAGCTAAGCGATACGTAATCAAGTCATCAATGATGCCACCGTCCTCGGAGACGATCATCGAGTATTTTGCTTTGTTAACGGGAAGCACAGAGAGCTGAGAGATCAGCGCATAATCAAGGAAGTCCCCGGCCTGTGGTCCGCTAACCCGAATCTCTCCCATATGAGAAAGATCAAATAACCCACATGTTTTACGCACTGCATGGTGTTCTTCAAGCTCGGAACCGTACTTCAGCGGCATATCCCAATCTCCAAAGGGCGTAAAAGCAGCCCCTAGATCCTGGTGCCGGCTGTGCAAAGGCGAGGTACGAAGTGTGGAAGCCATATGCTTTAGATCCTTTCATCGAAAAATATATGAGCGAGCTGCTGACCTCTGCGGCGTGAATACGGAAGAACGTAGGACCACACCGCAGAGATGCGTGAAGCGAGGCTAGCCCTCGACGTTAAAAGCCTCAGGCGGTGGGCAGGAGCATACAAAATTCCTGTCGCCATAAGCCTCATCGAGGCGACGAACGGATGGGAAATACTTGTTAGCCTGAAGCGATGCCACCGGATAGGCGGCCTGAGCACGGCTAAACAAGTGATCCCAGTTATCTCTAGCGATGGAATAAGCAGTAAAAGGTGCGTGGTGCAGGACAGATTCTTCATATTCAATGGCACCATCAGCGATCTGCTGGATCTCTGCGCGAATAGCAAGTAATGCCTCGATAAAGCGGTCTAGCTCGCCCTTATCTTCAGATTCCGTGGGCTCCACCATCAATGTGCCAGCGACAGGGAAGGACAGCGTGGGAGCATGGAATCCATAATCCATCAAACGTTTGGCCACATCCGCAGCCGTGACGCCTGTCTGATCAGTAATCGGACGCAGATCAAGGATGCACTCATGCGCTACCAAATCATTTTCACCGGTATAGAGAATAGGGAAGGCATCTTTTAATGAGCGTGCCAGGTAATTCGCCCCAAGAATTGCCGAAGCGGTGGCCTCGCGTAGACCCTTGCCACCCATCATCGCAATATAAGACCAAGAAATCGGAAGGACACCCGCCGAACCAAACCGTGCAGATACCATGGGGACTCCCGTAGATAATGGGCACGGAATCGCAGCATCTGAGTCCAATGGGTTAGTGGGTAAGAAAGGCACGAGATGCTCTGCTACAGCCACAGGACCTACACCAGGACCGCCTCCCCCGTGGGGAATTGTGAAGGTTTTGTGCAGGTTGAGATGGCTGACGTCACCCCCAAACTTTCCTGGTCGTGCTACTCCAGCGAGTGCATTGAGGTTTGCTCCGTCGATATAGACCTGGCCGCCTGCTGCGTGTACCTTCTCGCACACGTCAGTTACGGTATCTTCAAAAACACCGTGCGTGGACGGATACGTAATCATGATGCCGGCCACGTGTCCCTCATGCTTGGCCAGTTTTGCGTCAAGATCATCAACATCGATGGAACCATCCGCTGCTGTGGCAACCACAACTACTCGAAGATTAGCCAAGGTCGCAGACGCTGCGTTTGTTCCATGAGCAGATTGCGGAATCAGAATGATATCGCGTTGATTGTCACCACGAGACTGGTGGTAACGGCTAATAGCCAGCAAGCCAGCCAACTCACCTTGAGATCCAGCATTGGGCTGAACAGACACTCGGGCATAGCCGGTGATATCAGCAAGCCAGCCCTCGAGCTCCTCGATCAGTGCCCTCCAGCCTCGGGTCTGAGAATCTGGAGCAAAGGGGTGAATGTTTGCAAACTCCGGCCAAGTGATGGGCTCCATACCCGTGGTCGGATTCAGCTTCATGGTGCATGAGCCCAAAGGGATCATCGAGCGATCGAGGGCAAGATCTTTGTCTGACAAAGCCCGAAGATAACGCAGCATCTGGGTCTCTGAATACACAGAGCTAAAGACCGGGTGGGTAATAGGCTCGTTGCTGCGTACTGCCCATTCTGGGAAGTCTTTAGAAGTCTCCTCCAAGACACTCGCTCCAAAAGCCTCGGCTAACGTAACCACATCTTTCGCAGTGGCCGACTCCCCAAAAGCAACACTAACCAGATCTGTGCCGATAGGACGCACTAAATAGCCAGATTCCGCCAGAGCATCGGTAATTTCTTGAGCCCTTCCGGGGACTCGAACCGTGACAGTATCAAAAAAGTCTTTATGTACCAGCTCTAACGTAGACTCGTTTTCTACTGCCGCAGCAAACGTGGAGGCGAGTTCATGCACATGGCGTGCGATGGCTTTGAGCCCTTCAGGGCCATGCCAGATCGCATACATTGAGGCACATACTGCTAGCAGGGCCTGAGCAGTACAAATGTTGCTGGTCGCGCGCTCTCGGCGGATATGTTGTTCTCTGGTTTGCAGGGCCAATCTATAAGCAGGGTGGCCCTCAGCATCTACGGAGACACCGACGATTCGGCCCGGTAGCTGGCGCTTGAACTTATCAGATACCGCCATAAAGGCGGCATGTGGGCCACCAAAGAACAAGGGGACACCAAAACGCTGGGAAGAACCCACAGCAATATCTGCATCCATCGCGCCGGGAGATTCCAATAGAGTGAGCGCGAGGAGATCCGTGGACACTGCGGCTAGTCCGCCGCGTGCATGAATATCAGCGATAATGGGGCGAATATCGGAGATATCACCTTCAGTGCCTGGATAGGCTATAACCACGCCCACCAAGCTATCTCCGACTAGCCCTGAAGTAACATCAGCGATTTCCACCTCTACGTCGATGGCGCGCGCACGCTCGGCCGCGACAGAGAGAACTTGGGGGTGCAGGCGGGCGTCGAGAAGCACTCTGTGACCCTTTTTATTGGTGCGCGCCATTAACCCGACGGCTTCAGCGACCGCGGTGGCTTCATCGAGCAAAGAGGCATTGGCTACGGGGAGTCCGGTGAGCTCACTAACCAAGGTCTGGAAGTTAAGCAGCGCCTCCAGGCGTCCCTGCGAAATCTCGGGTTGATAAGGGGTGTAGGCGGTGTACCATGCAGGGTTTTCTACAACATTTCGCCGAATCACTGGAGGAGTAAGGGTGTCATAAAAACCCTGTCCGAAGAATGATTTGAGAACCACATTCTGGTCTGCATACTCGCGTAGCTTGGTTAGCGCCTCTTCCTCCGACAGCGGATGCGCGGGTTCAGGAAGATCTTGGGACTTAATCCCGGAGGGAACTGCGGCATCTAACAGCTCTTCGAGGGAGGCGTATCCGACGCGTTTGAGCATCGCCACCCTCTCAGTTTCGTTGGGTCCGATGTGCCGGCTCACATAGCGTGCAGAGGGCGAGGATATCGTCATAGTCTTCAACTTCTCCTTGGGTGGAGGATGGCTAGTGATGCTCGCCATTATATGGATGAAACAGTGGTTTTGGATACATATTGAGGAAGAGGGTGCATAAAAACTCTGTGAAATTAATCGGACGATGGCTAGCTTGTCGTTTTTGAGGGAGCTAGGGCTTAAGAGGCTAGAAAACCGAAGATTGGTATTTCTAGCGTTCTCACAAACCACACCTTTATCTGTAAGAATCGAAGAAAAAGGCGGCAGCCGACTCCTCTTGAAAGAGAAGTCGGCTGCCGCCTGATTACCAGTGGAACGCTATCCGCGGAACCGCAGGTGGATTAGAGGTTGAGGTCGTCCTGGAACTTAGCCTTTTCCAGGCGATCCTTGATCGTCGCGGTGAAGCGACCGGCATCAGCGCCGTCTACGATCTGGTGATCATAAGAGAACGGGATGTAGCACATTTGACGGATTGCGATGGCGTCCGAGCCATTCTCAGTGATTACCACTGGGCGCTTCTGGATCGCAGCGGTGCCCAAGATACCAACCTGCGGTGGAACCAAGATTGGGGTATCTGCCAAGGCACCCTCGGAACCGATATTGGTCACAGTGAAGGTTGCGCCGGATAGGTCGTTTGGCTTCAGCTTATTGTTACGGGCGCGATCGGCCAGATCAACAATAGCCTGAGCGATCTCCGGCAACGTAAGCTCCTGGGCCTTGTGGATCACAGGGGTGAGCAGACCGCGCTCGGTATCCACTGCAATCGCAATATTGACGTCGGAGTGGTAAGTGATCTCCTTGGTGGCAGCGTTGTAAGACGCATTCACGTTCGGGTGCAGGACTAGAGCCTCAACCACGGCCTTAACAAAGAACGGCAGGTAGGTCAGGTTAACGCCATACTTTTCGATGAATGCCGGCTTGTTGTCCTTGCGCAGCGTGGCAACGTTGGTCATATCCACCTCTTGAAGATGCGTGAGCTGTGCAGAAATCTGCAATGCCTCGACCATCTTCTTAGCCGTGATCTCGCGGATGCGGTTGACCTTCTGGGTGGTACCAATAAGCTCTGCCTTTGCAGGATCAACGCTCTTGGTGGACCAGTTAGCGCGAGGATCCTTAACAGCAGCAGGGGCTTCTTTTTGAGCCGGCTCAGATCCTTGCCCGGCTGCGGCGAGAACGTCTTGCTTACGGATACGGCCGCCAACGCCGGTACCTTCGACCTTATTGAGGTCAACGCCGTACTTATTAGCAAGCTTGCGTACCAATGGGGTCACATAAGGAACGTTTTGGTTATCGACTGGCTTTGCAGCCTCTTTAGCCGGTTCTTCCTTAGGTGCTTCCTTGGTGGGTTCTGCCTTGGGTGCTTCCTGCTTCGGCTCTTCCTTCTTCTCATCAGAATCGCTTGCGGCAGGAGCCTCACCTTCCTCACCGATGATGGCGATAACATCGCCGACATCAACGGTGTCGTCTTCGTTGAAGCGAACCTCCAACAGAACGCCCGCAACGGGGGAAGGAACCTCGGTGTCAACCTTGTCAGTGGAAACCTCGAGCAACGGCTCGTCGACGTCGACGGTGTCGCCGACAGACTTGAGCCACTGGGTAATTGTTCCCTCAGTGACGGATTCGCCGAGTTCAGGCATTTCAACGGAGTGCGCCATAGTGTTTAGACTCCTCGAAAGTCGTGTAGATCAAAAAGCTAATACCTAATGAGCGTACCGTCTAACCCAAACAGATGTGATGTTAAGGGGGAATTCTCTGTAGATTTTGCCCCTACAATTAACTTCTGTGTTCAATTTTTTCGGACGAAAGACCCCCAGATCTAACATCAAACCGCCCCGAGGCCCGGGCGATACTGTTCGCGAAAAAGATCTGCTTTACCTCAAACAATGGAGCGAGTCGCGTGCAGTAGTTGAGGGTTTTGTTGAGCCTGAGACCGTTGTCAACGAGATGTCGATAGTGCTTGTGGATATCACGGGAGATTTCACGCGACGCAGGATTGGCGGGCCTAAAGGTATCGACGTCGTAGCAAAAGAACTAGGAATTCCCGTGTATGACGTGGAAGAGACTGGATATCCGCAGAGAATGCGGGAAAAAATCGAGCGCGACAGGATTTTACGTAAACGTGAGGAACAACGCCTCAGGCGCGCAAAGTTTGAAAAAGATAACGATGCTAAGGATTAGCCGTATATAGCGTGCCGACGCCTCTCCGTAACCCAAAACAGGGCAATGCTCATAGAAGAAAAATCCGCTGATGGTCTTACCCTTGGCCGACCATCAGCGGAGTGAAGAAGTTACTTTTCCTCAGAAATCTCTGCAAGAGCAGCTAGGAAGGTGCGTACCGGCACACCTGTTGCGCGCTTCGGCGTATAGCCGTACACCCCTGCGTTATTGTATGACGGTCCAGCGATATCTACGTGGACCCAATCGATACCTTCGGCAACAAAATGGCTAAGATACCATCCGGCGGCCAGCATTCCGCCAGAACGTGATTTGGTGATGTTACGAATATCCGCCACTGGGGATTTGATCGCTTCGCCGAGTTCTTCCGGAAGCGGCATAGCCCAGGCCTGCTCGCCTACGGAACGGCCGATTTCCGCGATGCGATCGCGGAAGGCGTCGGATCCCATGACACCGGAAGTGCGGTCTCCAAGGGCCACAAGCTGCGCACCGGTCAGCGTTGCAGTCTCGATCAGGTAATCCGGCTTATCTTCGCATGCACGCGCGATAGCGTCAGAAAGCACAAGACGGCCTTCTGCATCGGTATTGAGTATCTCTGAAGTAATTCCGCCGTAATGAGTGATAACGTCGCCTGGACGATAAGCATCCCCGCTAGGCATATTTTCTGCGAGTGGGATTGTCGCAGTGATTTTTACTTTCAGGTCTAGGCGAGCTGCACCAATGACGGTGGCTACGACTGCAGCAGAGCCGCCCATGTCGGAGATCATGTCGTCCATCCCGGCGCCAGGCTTGAGCGAAATTCCACCGGTGTCAAAGGTAATGCCTTTTCCAACCAAAGCAACGCTCTTTTTCGCCTTCTTAGGGGCCCAAGTGAGTCGTACAAGGCGTGGCTTACGCGCAGAGCCGTTGCCAACAGCGAGAATGCCTCCGAACCCTAATTTTTCGAGTTTCTTCTCATCAAGAATCTCCACGTCGATGCCGTGGTCTTCTGCTTCCTTCTTGATGATCTCCGCATAGGACTCAGGGTAGAGATGAGAGGAAGGAGCGTTGACTAAATCGCGGGCGAACATGACGGATTCCGCCGTGATCTGTGCAGCCTGGAATTCGGGCTTGGCGGTTTTCTTATCTCCCAGTGACAAGAAGGTGACCGTGCCCACTGGCTTCTTGGCAGCAATAGCCTCGGCAGACTCAGAACGGATCCCCTTGTAGTCATAGGCTCCCAGTGCAAAACCTTCTACGGCGGCGCGCAGGCCGAAAGCACCGAGAGTAGTGGCTACGGAGTCCACACCTGCTAAGGAGCGTGCTGCGACGCCAGCGGCGCGCCTGAGAGCCTCATCGTCGAGTTTGTCATTGTTACCAAGTCCGACGCCGACAATGAAGTCCACCTCGATTCCTTCGATAGAAGGAACCCTGTGGATTTCTCCTGCCTTTCCGGTTGCGCCAACCGCGCTAAAGAGCTCCCAGATTGCTACTTCTAAGTCATCATCAAAAAGTCCGGTCGCAGCAAACTCCAGACCGTCTTCTCCTGCAAAGAGGGCAACCGCAAGAGCCGTCGTATCGTCTGGAAGCTTCTTGGCCAACGCGAGTTCTGTCGCAGAGCCACGGGACGCAAGTGAAAACTGAGTGCTCAAAGTTTAGTACCTCCAAAAGTTGGTAACGAGGTCCTCAGACCCCGTGGAAAACGTTATTTATCAGACTATCTAATTGAGCAGGCCAATGTGCGGTGTACGTTTAAATTATGGTGTCTCTTAAGTTCAGCATCCACAAAACAGAATCTCAGACTTCCGCTGAAGAACTTGCGGATATCCTTGCTCACCCAGGCTTTGGCAAGCGTTTTACTGATCACATGGTAACCATCGATTGGAACGCGGAACAGGGGTGGCATGACGCAAAGGTTGTTCCTTACGCTCCTCTTGTCCTTGATCCTGCCGCTAGCGTTTTGCACTATGGTCAGGCAATTTTTGAGGGAATTAAAGCCTACCGGCATTCCGATGGCACGATTAAGACCTTCAGGCCTAAAGCCAATGCTGTTCGATTCCAACGTTCCGCAGCGCGCATGGCTATGCCGGAACTCCCCACGGAGATTTTTGTTGAGTCTTTGCGGCAACTTGTAGATATCGATCGTGACTGGGTTCCCGCAGCTGGGGGCGAGGAAGCGTTGTATCTGCGTCCGTTTATGATTGCTACTGAGGCGACGCTAGGTGTGCATCCCTCGAACTCGTATCGCTACGTGCTGATCGCTTCCCCCGCCGGCGCTTATTTCTCAGGCGGTATTAAGCCTGTATCGGTGTGGCTATCTGAGGATTATGTTCGTGCTTGTCCTGGAGGCACGGGTGCTGCAAAGTTTGCTGGTAATTATGCGGCATCTCTGGTTGCTCAAGCCCAGGCGACAGAAAAAGGTTGCGATCAAGTGGTGTGGCTGGATGCCCACGAGCATCGTTATATCGAAGAGATGGGAGGGATGAACCTCTTCTTTGTTATGGGTGAGGAGTCTGCGCCGCACATTGTTACCCCTCAGCTCTCGGGTTCTCTCTTACCCGGAGTCACCCGTGATTCTCTTCTTCAGATTGCTCGTGACCTGGGGTATACCACGGAAGAGCGGCGCATCTCTACAGAAGAATGGCAGGAAACGGCTACCAATGGCTCTATGCTAGAGGCCTTTGCCTGTGGCACTGCCGCGGTGATCACCCCTGTGGGGTTTGTTAAGTCAAACCATGGTGACTTTGAGATCAATCATAATATCGCCGGCGACATCACTATGAAGCTGCGCGAGATACTCACAGGTATTCAGCGTGGCACAGTGGAAGATCCGCACCAATGGATGCACACTTTGGTCTAGAACAACTAGTGTGAGAATTTTTTAAAGCCATAAGCCGCTGTAGAGAAACAAATCGGCTTATGGCTTTTTACTTCGACTTATCCCGATGCGGAACGCTAAGGGATACAAGAATACTTAGAGCACACAGACTCCAACAGCTAAGAAAACCGCTGAGGCTGCCGTGCACGAGTGCATGATAAAGCCGATAGTGTCCCCGTTCATTCCCTCAAAGCGTCGATTGCAATGCCTGATCCCTAGCACAGCGATACCGATACTGAGTAGGAGGGAGGTGATAACGATGATAGCTACGGTGGAGGCTCCGATGAGCAGCGGGATGCCCACGGAGGCTGTAGAAACAATGCTGAGCCATATCGCTATCGTGGTAGTGGGGACTGTGCCAATCATCATGGCTCCGAATCCAGTCGGACGCATCGGTTTTAAAGTGGAATGCGCGCTAAAGATTGAGCACAGCCTGCCGATCACCGGTGCAAAGAAAATCATCCACCAGTACCCACGGCTGATGAGAGCGTCAAAGCTTGCGATCTGAAGCGTTAGAGAGATAAAGACGGAGCCCATACCAATAAGCCCGGTCGTTGGGTCTGCAATAATTTCCCTAGCCCGCTCAGGGGGAGCGTAACTGCCTAGGGCATCGGCTACATCTGCGAGCCCGTCAAGGTGCATGAACCGTGTGAAAAGCTCCCAGAAACACACAATCACCACTGCGGTTAAAAGCGGCGTGATCTGGAAGAGAAACCCTAGACCGGCCAAACCAGCCCCGAGCACACCTAACAGAATGCCGA
This genomic window contains:
- a CDS encoding DUF4191 domain-containing protein, producing the protein MADAKKQADKAAKKEQRAAKRAQRRQNWSQLWQAFNIQRKQDKALVPIMVGSILGLGLLFFLIGMLWNGQWFMLPTGLLLGVLLAMFIFTRRLQNSVYEKAEGQAGAAGWALENLRSGVGIVWRTKTGVAVTKQMDVLHRVIGVCGIVLVGEGNKNHLRPLINQQRQRLSRLAPGVPIHEMFVGSGEGEVPLKKLQSSLLKLDRQYKKNDVYEIASRIESMDNVQTNVGLPKGPIPKGGKISGMNRRARRSADRHK
- the lipA gene encoding lipoyl synthase, translating into MTTAPEGRRMLRVEARNSQTPIESKPRWIRTAVKTGPEYQDMKKKVSGASLHTVCQEAGCPNIHECWESREATFLIGGANCSRRCDFCQINSAKPEPLDRDEPRRVAESVREMKLNYSTITGVTRDDLEDEGAWLYAEVVRKIHELNPHTGVENLTPDFSGKPDLLQEVFEARPEVFAHNLETVPRIFKRIRPAFRYERSLDVIRQARDFGLVTKSNLILGMGETVEEIREALTDLHSAGCDIITITQYLRPGPMYHPIERWVKPEEFIEHADFARELGFGAVMSGPLVRSSYRAGKLYSEALAARGETLPDNLAHLAETSAGTTAQEASTLLSKYGPSKETPVVSSR
- the lipB gene encoding lipoyl(octanoyl) transferase LipB, whose translation is MTAPRDPFFPADKSIRASANPVEIRNLGVMDYQEAWDYQAALAKQRAADEVGDVLLVLEHPSVYTAGKRTQPEDRPTNGLPVIDVDRGGRITWHGPGQLVIYPILKLADPIDVVDYVRRVEEALIQVVRQRGISHAGRIDGRSGVWVPGACDADHRKIAALGIRITRGVTMHGLALNCSNTLEYYQHIIPCGISDAGVTTLSQELGEEVTVESITQPLIQALLDAFSGKLIVADHTFASAPDPTKGLPRTV
- a CDS encoding VOC family protein, with protein sequence MSITPDREIYPMPMFVTLTVKDFQRSEKFFHAAGFITLATVPDPQGNPAVLHLRRLRNQDVLLVQQENTESKTHSTAPASVQVSFSTHQEDLDQLALCLESAVSGCAEIEKPQDTLWFTRDLVVTDPDGHRIIFTQQRRDDAADATRWAETFS
- the gcvH gene encoding glycine cleavage system protein GcvH, whose amino-acid sequence is MSLPESFSYSEDHEWIDAIADSAAGATVKVGITSVATDRLGEVVFAELPQVGDSVEAGETCGEVESTKSVSDLYSPVTGTVTAVNDAVHDDYSIINNDPFGDGWLFEVEVESVGKLLTADEYAEANGV
- the gcvT gene encoding glycine cleavage system aminomethyltransferase GcvT, with the translated sequence MASTLRTSPLHSRHQDLGAAFTPFGDWDMPLKYGSELEEHHAVRKTCGLFDLSHMGEIRVSGPQAGDFLDYALISQLSVLPVNKAKYSMIVSEDGGIIDDLITYRLADDEFLVVPNAGNAAVVAEELRSRAAGYQVTVADESTDTALIAVQGPRSQALLLSLIDASADPDTADLISNMRYYSCGNAVIAGFSVLLARTGYTGEDGFELYISNDKAPALWDAIYQAGQDERYSLLPCGLASRDSLRLEAGMPLYGNELSRDLSPRDAGLGMLVSKKKEGDFVGKEALSAPSTHTRVLVGLASSERRAARHGAEILDGDGNVVGTVTSGQPSPTLGHPIALAYVEKELSEVGTELTADIRGKKYPFTVVSLPFYSREKN